A DNA window from Leopardus geoffroyi isolate Oge1 chromosome A1, O.geoffroyi_Oge1_pat1.0, whole genome shotgun sequence contains the following coding sequences:
- the EBPL gene encoding emopamil-binding protein-like isoform X3 — protein MWLYHQSLGVGLRTGLVLAVGQLRGARSSLFEKLQEQLGGPDARREGKPFTRPPRPSGPAPPRRPRPAPSRHPPPFLALPAAGGSMGAGWELGAAAGRSLLLCSSLLVAGCALGLRLGRGRAATDRGVLAWLCYDALVHFVLRLMRSQETYVIPRKNGVCNLWSILITADTLTDGAPCFLEGQQACCSVPGLK, from the exons ATGTGGCTCTACCACCAGTCCCTTGGTGTTGGGCTGCGAACAGGTTTGGTTCTGGCAGTTGGGCAACTTCGCGGAGCAAGATCCTCACTCTTTGAAAAGCtccaggagcagctgggtggcccGGACGCCAGACGGGAAGGGAAGCCGTTCACCCGCCCGCCCAGACCGagcggccccgcccctccccggcggccccgccccgccccttctCGGCATCCCCCTCCTTTCCTGGCTCTCCCGGCCGCCGGCGGAAGCATGGGCgcgggctgggagctgggggctgCGGCGGGGCGCTCGCTGCTGCTGTGCTCCTCGCTGCTGGTCGCGGGCTGCGCGCTGGGCCTGCGCCTGGGCCGCGGGCGGGCGGCGACGGACCGCGGCGTGCTCGCCTGGCTGTGCTATGACGCCCTGGTGCACTTCGTCCTG cGTCTCATGAGATCCCAGGAGACTTACGTGATTCCCAGAAAAAACGGAGTGTGTAACCTTTGGTCCATCCTGATCACAGCTGATACCCTCACTGACGGAGCCCCATGCTTTCTAGAAGGCCAGCAAGCCTGCTGTTCTGTGCCAGGcttaaaataa